The following proteins are co-located in the Desulfatitalea tepidiphila genome:
- a CDS encoding SLBB domain-containing protein, protein MHSNNTVSKRLYGAFFLIALLFMTAMSHAADLSVQEKMATDKLSDTDVERLLKGGSNEDRRRLFRQLTPEQKIAAFRHLDLEEKVLAFKLLNSKEKKTVFMALEDPVKPELFSRLDEADQELIFIGLEDRVKSEILAGMRDEQRQKWMSRYPGLRLMMPTETEVERKTETTIAPSLEEKPSRIEEILSGAFPQTIDRELRQFGYDFFGASPAAFTPFTDVPVGEDYILGPGDIFIIYLWGNVEDQYTVKVTPEGAIVIPRVGSLTVAGLTFRETRRLLESKFKEYYADFSMSITMDQLRSIQVFVIGEVQRPGAYLVSGLSTIVDALYAAGGPRKTGSLRAVKVARGATELATMDLYTFLIDGRKIEDIRLRSGDTVLVPVIGGVAGVAGNVRRPGIYEMKGATTLRQLFEMAGGIMPTGHLQNVVVERMSANSRRIVKSFNMQDKPGTGQDQMDTLLVDGDVVKVFPIHRQMRQVVFLEGHVKYPREYEFKEGMRIGDLIPSYDALLPEPFLHRAEIVRLTPPDLHPEIIEFDLGALLDGDADQNIALRDMDRIMVYDLAEKSSLPQVTINGAVRVPGTYRLYQGMRVKDLIFRAGSFLPSAYMENASLSRISVGRETTDMTAIDFSPSKAIAGNPQDDIALRPYDAIYIREIPRFKEVLERKLTVEGEFAFPGEYTFTEGERLSSVIERAGGLTKDAYLFGAVYIREDVKTLQKERLKEYVNQLEEDILTLTSQSAETSLEQEETAIILKTLAAKKQLLEKIRNSEPTGRMVVDLEKIIHSPQSEQDLKVQPGDRLIVKKRPDYVNVLGEVYNPTALLWTDNRTTGNYLDQVGGPNDNADEKQIYLVKANGTVISKKQEGFWGIATWDTDNHRWALGSFESIEVEAGDTIIVPKRVEKYPWLRVVKSITEITFQIAVSAGVLIAAF, encoded by the coding sequence GCGGCCTTTCGGCATCTGGATCTGGAAGAAAAAGTTCTGGCCTTCAAATTGCTCAACAGTAAGGAGAAAAAGACGGTATTTATGGCATTGGAAGATCCAGTGAAACCAGAACTGTTTTCACGTCTGGACGAGGCGGATCAGGAACTCATATTCATCGGCCTGGAAGACCGCGTCAAATCTGAAATCCTGGCCGGAATGAGAGATGAACAGCGTCAAAAATGGATGTCGCGCTATCCGGGATTGCGGCTGATGATGCCGACAGAGACCGAGGTCGAACGCAAAACCGAAACAACGATAGCGCCGAGCTTGGAAGAAAAACCCTCACGCATCGAGGAAATCTTGTCAGGGGCATTTCCCCAAACCATTGATCGTGAATTGCGGCAATTCGGTTACGATTTCTTCGGCGCATCCCCGGCGGCGTTCACGCCCTTTACCGATGTTCCCGTGGGCGAGGATTACATATTGGGGCCGGGAGATATATTTATCATCTATTTATGGGGAAATGTAGAAGATCAATATACGGTCAAGGTCACGCCCGAGGGGGCCATCGTCATCCCACGCGTAGGCAGTCTCACCGTTGCTGGACTCACCTTCAGGGAAACCAGACGACTGCTTGAAAGTAAATTCAAAGAGTACTATGCGGATTTCTCCATGAGTATCACCATGGATCAGTTAAGATCGATCCAGGTTTTTGTCATCGGGGAAGTCCAGCGCCCCGGCGCTTATCTTGTGAGCGGCTTATCGACGATCGTCGATGCCCTTTACGCCGCCGGCGGACCGCGCAAGACAGGCAGCCTGCGCGCCGTCAAGGTGGCCCGTGGTGCAACAGAGCTCGCCACGATGGACTTATACACGTTTTTAATCGACGGCCGAAAGATCGAAGACATCCGGTTGCGCTCAGGAGACACTGTGCTGGTGCCCGTCATTGGCGGGGTGGCCGGTGTTGCAGGCAATGTGCGAAGGCCGGGCATATATGAAATGAAGGGGGCAACCACCTTAAGACAGCTTTTCGAGATGGCCGGTGGGATTATGCCCACCGGCCATTTGCAGAATGTGGTGGTCGAACGCATGTCCGCCAACAGTCGCCGGATTGTCAAAAGCTTTAACATGCAGGACAAACCTGGTACCGGACAAGATCAGATGGACACCCTTCTGGTCGACGGTGATGTGGTCAAGGTATTTCCCATTCATCGCCAAATGCGTCAGGTGGTGTTTCTGGAGGGTCATGTGAAGTACCCCAGGGAATACGAGTTCAAGGAGGGTATGCGCATCGGAGATTTGATCCCGTCATATGACGCCCTTTTGCCCGAACCCTTTTTACACCGGGCTGAAATCGTGCGCCTGACGCCTCCGGACCTGCACCCGGAAATCATCGAGTTCGATCTTGGCGCACTCCTAGACGGCGATGCCGACCAGAACATCGCTCTTCGTGATATGGACCGCATCATGGTTTACGATCTTGCCGAAAAATCCAGTCTTCCTCAGGTGACGATCAACGGCGCCGTGAGAGTACCGGGTACCTATCGCCTGTACCAGGGCATGCGGGTGAAGGATTTGATTTTCAGGGCCGGCAGCTTTTTGCCCTCTGCCTACATGGAAAACGCGTCGTTATCCCGGATCTCTGTAGGCAGGGAAACCACGGATATGACGGCAATCGATTTTTCACCCTCGAAAGCCATTGCCGGCAACCCCCAGGATGACATCGCCCTAAGGCCTTACGACGCTATCTATATTCGGGAAATCCCACGCTTCAAAGAAGTTTTAGAGCGAAAATTGACCGTGGAAGGCGAATTCGCCTTTCCCGGTGAATATACGTTCACCGAAGGAGAACGACTCAGCTCGGTCATAGAGCGCGCCGGGGGGTTGACCAAAGACGCTTATCTGTTCGGTGCCGTTTACATCCGTGAAGATGTCAAAACGCTGCAAAAAGAACGCCTGAAAGAGTATGTCAACCAGCTTGAGGAAGACATCCTGACGTTGACCAGCCAGTCGGCCGAGACTTCTTTAGAGCAGGAGGAAACCGCGATTATATTGAAAACACTGGCGGCTAAAAAACAGCTGCTGGAAAAGATAAGGAACAGTGAACCCACAGGAAGAATGGTGGTGGATCTTGAAAAAATAATCCATTCGCCTCAATCCGAACAGGATTTGAAAGTGCAGCCCGGCGACCGGCTGATCGTCAAGAAAAGACCCGATTATGTCAATGTGCTGGGGGAGGTTTACAATCCCACTGCCTTGCTCTGGACGGACAACAGGACAACTGGAAATTATCTTGATCAGGTCGGCGGCCCCAACGATAATGCCGACGAAAAGCAGATATACCTGGTCAAGGCCAACGGGACGGTCATCAGCAAAAAGCAGGAGGGTTTCTGGGGTATTGCGACCTGGGATACGGACAATCATCGATGGGCATTGGGCAGTTTCGAAAGCATCGAGGTCGAGGCCGGAGATACTATTATTGTGCCAAAACGGGTGGAGAAATATCCGTGGCTGAGGGTGGTCAAAAGCATCACCGAAATCACCTTCCAGATCGCCGTTTCAGCCGGTGTGTTGATCGCCGCATTTTAA
- the galE gene encoding UDP-glucose 4-epimerase GalE: MSASNPTVLVIGGAGYIGSHMVRELIEKNYSVVVLDNFSTGHRQLVTGGQLIEGGLGNVDLLRDIFSKYPIDAVMHFAAFSLVGESVQAPLKYYRNNVAETINLIETMIGHGIKRFIFSSTAAVYGEPEKIPIAENHPLNPTNPYGSTKLTVERMLADCDTAHGLKSISLRYFNAAGAHPSGMIGEMHEPESHLIPLVLRAVLSHVPIKIFGSDYPTPDGTCIRDYVHVCDLAQAHLLALQTLLEGGGSQVFNLGNSVGFSVRQVIELARQVTGRAIEAVEHDRRPGDPAVLVADSSKARRILGWSPVYENLEAIIESAWRWHRSQH; this comes from the coding sequence ATGAGTGCGTCCAATCCAACCGTTCTGGTGATAGGTGGAGCAGGTTACATCGGCAGTCACATGGTCAGGGAACTGATCGAGAAGAATTATTCGGTTGTCGTTCTAGATAACTTTTCTACAGGCCATCGGCAACTCGTCACAGGTGGTCAACTCATCGAGGGTGGGTTGGGAAACGTCGATCTTTTGCGAGATATTTTTTCCAAGTATCCTATCGATGCCGTGATGCACTTTGCGGCCTTCTCACTCGTAGGGGAATCTGTCCAGGCGCCTCTCAAATACTACCGTAACAATGTGGCAGAAACGATCAACCTGATTGAAACGATGATCGGTCACGGGATCAAACGTTTTATTTTTTCTTCCACTGCCGCTGTGTATGGAGAACCGGAGAAAATTCCCATCGCCGAAAACCACCCTCTCAATCCTACCAATCCATACGGCAGCACGAAGCTCACCGTTGAGCGCATGCTGGCGGATTGCGACACGGCCCACGGCTTGAAATCCATCAGCCTGCGCTATTTCAATGCGGCAGGCGCACACCCGTCAGGAATGATCGGCGAAATGCACGAACCTGAGTCGCATCTCATTCCGCTGGTCCTTAGGGCCGTCTTATCGCACGTCCCGATAAAGATTTTCGGAAGCGACTATCCCACACCGGACGGCACGTGCATCAGAGATTACGTCCATGTCTGTGACCTCGCTCAAGCCCACTTGCTCGCCCTTCAGACCCTGTTGGAAGGGGGCGGGAGTCAAGTCTTCAATCTCGGCAACAGCGTTGGTTTTTCCGTACGGCAGGTCATCGAGTTGGCACGTCAGGTGACGGGCAGGGCGATTGAAGCCGTCGAGCACGATCGGCGCCCTGGGGATCCGGCTGTACTGGTCGCCGATTCAAGCAAGGCCCGGCGTATTTTGGGATGGTCACCGGTCTATGAAAATCTGGAAGCTATCATCGAGAGTGCCTGGCGATGGCATCGGAGCCAACATTGA
- a CDS encoding UDP-glucose dehydrogenase family protein, with product MNVCIIGTGYVGLVAAACFSEMGNNVTCIDKNSRIVESLNNGKIHIYEPGLEPLVKRNHEEGRLKFSSLLEEGMKDALFVFNCVGTPPNADGSCDLTHVKQVARDIGRCMEEYKIIINKSTVPVGTADTVKKIIKEELENRGLNLEFDVVSNPEFLKEGDAVGDFMKPDRVIVGTDDVRTAKLLETLYAPFARSREKMIVMGVRSAEMTKYAANCMLATKISFINEIANICERVGADVKDVRIGLGSDRRIGYSFIYPGVGYGGSCFPKDVKALIHTAKEHGYAAELVSAVDSVNNRQKVVIVEKIRSYFENLGGVRGKTLAMWGLAFKASTDDIRDSAAIEIISHLTADGMIVKAFDPEAGPNARQALKDNDLVTIMDDQYQVLDDADALAVITDWNQFRNPDFNKIREKLKVPIIFDGRNLFSSSHLAGLGFAYFGIGRPVIASKS from the coding sequence ATGAACGTTTGTATCATCGGCACCGGTTATGTCGGCCTTGTGGCAGCCGCCTGTTTTTCGGAAATGGGAAACAACGTGACCTGCATCGATAAGAATTCCCGCATCGTGGAATCCCTCAACAACGGGAAGATTCACATCTATGAGCCGGGGCTGGAACCTTTGGTCAAAAGAAATCATGAAGAGGGCCGGCTCAAGTTCAGTTCCTTGCTTGAAGAGGGCATGAAGGATGCCTTGTTCGTGTTTAACTGCGTCGGCACGCCGCCCAATGCGGATGGATCCTGTGACCTGACGCATGTGAAACAAGTCGCCCGCGATATCGGCAGATGCATGGAAGAGTACAAAATTATCATCAATAAATCGACCGTTCCGGTCGGTACCGCCGATACGGTCAAAAAGATCATCAAGGAAGAGCTTGAGAACCGCGGGCTCAACCTTGAATTCGATGTGGTGTCGAACCCGGAGTTTTTGAAAGAAGGCGATGCGGTCGGTGATTTCATGAAGCCCGACCGCGTCATTGTCGGAACCGATGATGTGCGAACCGCAAAGTTGTTGGAAACGCTCTATGCGCCTTTTGCGCGCAGCCGCGAAAAAATGATCGTCATGGGTGTGCGTTCCGCTGAAATGACCAAGTATGCTGCCAACTGCATGCTGGCCACCAAGATTTCCTTTATCAATGAGATCGCCAATATTTGCGAGCGGGTCGGTGCCGATGTCAAAGATGTCCGAATCGGATTGGGATCTGATCGAAGAATCGGTTACAGCTTCATTTATCCGGGCGTCGGTTACGGGGGATCTTGTTTCCCTAAGGACGTGAAGGCGTTGATTCATACGGCCAAAGAACATGGTTACGCTGCCGAACTGGTCAGCGCCGTGGACAGCGTCAATAACAGACAGAAAGTCGTGATCGTGGAAAAAATCAGATCCTATTTCGAAAATCTTGGTGGTGTTCGCGGCAAGACACTTGCCATGTGGGGACTGGCTTTTAAGGCCAGCACGGATGACATTCGAGACTCGGCAGCCATTGAAATCATCTCGCATCTCACCGCCGACGGTATGATCGTCAAGGCTTTCGACCCGGAGGCAGGACCGAATGCCCGACAGGCATTAAAGGACAATGATCTAGTGACCATAATGGACGACCAGTACCAGGTGCTGGACGATGCCGATGCCTTGGCCGTGATTACCGACTGGAACCAGTTCAGAAATCCAGATTTTAATAAAATCAGGGAAAAGCTGAAGGTGCCGATCATTTTCGATGGTCGTAATTTGTTCTCGTCATCCCACCTGGCCGGCTTAGGGTTTGCCTATTTCGGTATTGGGCGTCCGGTAATTGCATCGAAGTCATGA
- a CDS encoding NAD-dependent epimerase: MRMDYDQVLVTGAAGFIGYHLSERLLAEGKRVVGLDNMNSYYDPLLKEARLEKLRLHSSFQFHKADLSDSASVQTVFSKHRFDVVVNLAAQAGVRYSLENPGAYVNANLVGFVNILEACRHSKVKHLVFASSSSVYGANTKMPFSIHDNVDHPVSLYAASKKANELMAHTYSHLFGLPCTGLRFFTVYGPWGRPDMALFLFTKAILEDRPIKVFNHGKMKRDFTYIDDIVEGVVRVMAHQPEPNPKWSGDAPDPGTSYTPYRLYNIGNNNPVELSTFIEEIESALGKKAQKDYMDLQPGDVPATYADVDALTQDVGFRPDTPLREGIRKFIEWYRSYYHQQ; encoded by the coding sequence ATGCGAATGGACTATGATCAGGTACTGGTGACCGGGGCTGCTGGTTTCATCGGTTATCATCTGTCTGAACGGCTCTTGGCGGAGGGGAAACGAGTCGTTGGGCTGGACAATATGAATTCTTATTATGACCCCTTGCTTAAAGAGGCGCGACTGGAGAAGTTGCGCCTTCATTCTTCTTTCCAATTCCACAAGGCAGACCTGTCAGACAGCGCCAGTGTGCAGACGGTATTCTCGAAACACCGATTCGATGTCGTCGTCAACCTGGCCGCCCAGGCCGGCGTTCGTTACTCCCTCGAGAACCCGGGGGCCTATGTGAATGCCAACCTCGTCGGATTTGTAAACATTCTCGAAGCATGCCGGCACAGCAAGGTCAAGCACCTCGTCTTCGCCTCTTCGAGTTCAGTTTATGGCGCAAACACCAAGATGCCTTTTTCGATCCATGACAACGTCGATCATCCGGTATCCCTATACGCCGCCAGCAAGAAAGCCAATGAACTCATGGCGCATACATACAGCCATCTGTTCGGCCTGCCATGCACCGGATTGCGCTTCTTTACGGTTTACGGTCCATGGGGCCGACCCGACATGGCGCTGTTTCTTTTTACCAAAGCCATCCTGGAAGACCGTCCCATCAAAGTTTTCAATCACGGGAAGATGAAAAGGGATTTTACTTACATAGACGATATTGTTGAAGGCGTCGTTCGTGTCATGGCGCATCAACCCGAACCCAACCCGAAATGGTCCGGCGACGCCCCGGATCCAGGAACATCTTATACACCATACCGCCTGTACAATATCGGGAACAATAATCCTGTAGAGCTTTCAACCTTCATCGAAGAGATTGAATCCGCGTTGGGAAAAAAGGCTCAAAAAGACTACATGGATTTACAACCCGGCGATGTTCCGGCCACTTATGCTGATGTGGATGCCCTCACGCAAGATGTCGGTTTCAGACCGGACACACCCCTCAGGGAGGGTATCCGCAAATTTATCGAATGGTATCGTTCGTACTATCATCAGCAATAA
- a CDS encoding sigma-54-dependent transcriptional regulator yields MPDDPKTQDIRNKSTVIFAETVLDRELLKNSVVRRSQKVFCFENELTCIDNLEAIDPDVIVIKTQTKKIIWRFLFAIQAYKLSCLVLAPSSIKKCEQQLSDQTGITPLPISTFRSIGEMHKILDNYNDTGHVPNLPIGRQDPVLVGNHPNIKHIRSILPTIVENNSPILIYGEPGVGKELLVRRIFKDLGPDAVIVKVDCSGVSLETIDAKGAFIQRIQEKYAGFFDRNRSGPNPLVLYLDRIERLDRKIQSKLLLVLDDYSQDFFDLFKHSNKQLRIVATTNHTPTSFTQAYPVRSDVYHRLNVIPLCIPPIRERREDIPVLVDYYVIHTCADLSSNLMPLSTEVQKRFLRYEWPRNLKELQSIVYRIVHDRDESVVLQEDIFPVSAEPEAELYDFPLSSAPMPETPEIEDFLTTAKEISLKNVCHVFAARIEKNLIEKAMEKTNWNRKKAAALLNISYKSMLNKLKMYEIV; encoded by the coding sequence ATGCCTGACGATCCAAAAACCCAAGACATCCGTAACAAAAGCACCGTTATTTTTGCGGAAACTGTTTTGGATAGAGAACTGCTTAAAAACAGTGTCGTTCGGCGCAGCCAGAAGGTTTTCTGTTTTGAAAACGAGTTGACATGCATTGATAATCTCGAGGCTATCGATCCGGATGTGATTGTAATCAAAACCCAAACAAAAAAAATAATTTGGCGGTTTCTTTTTGCGATACAAGCCTACAAACTGTCTTGCCTGGTTTTGGCCCCCTCATCGATCAAAAAGTGTGAACAGCAGTTGAGCGATCAAACAGGTATAACCCCACTGCCCATCTCCACATTCCGTTCTATCGGAGAAATGCATAAAATATTGGACAATTACAATGATACAGGTCATGTTCCGAACTTGCCTATCGGCAGACAAGATCCGGTATTGGTGGGTAATCACCCGAATATCAAGCACATCAGATCAATTTTACCTACGATTGTTGAAAACAACAGCCCCATTTTGATTTACGGGGAACCTGGTGTCGGTAAGGAATTACTGGTTCGGCGAATATTTAAAGATCTTGGACCAGACGCTGTCATCGTAAAAGTGGATTGTTCGGGAGTAAGTTTAGAGACAATAGATGCGAAAGGGGCTTTTATTCAGCGGATCCAGGAAAAATATGCCGGTTTTTTTGACCGAAACAGAAGCGGACCTAATCCCCTGGTGCTTTACCTGGATCGGATCGAAAGGCTCGATAGAAAGATTCAATCCAAACTGCTCCTGGTGCTTGATGATTACTCACAAGACTTTTTTGACCTTTTCAAACATTCGAATAAACAACTCAGGATAGTGGCCACAACGAACCATACGCCGACTTCATTTACACAGGCCTATCCTGTGAGGTCTGATGTATACCATAGACTGAATGTCATTCCCTTGTGCATTCCTCCGATCAGGGAACGCCGAGAGGACATACCGGTTCTCGTGGACTATTATGTCATTCATACGTGTGCGGATTTAAGTTCGAACTTGATGCCTCTCTCCACTGAGGTGCAAAAACGGTTCTTACGCTATGAATGGCCCCGCAACTTGAAGGAACTGCAATCCATCGTGTATCGCATTGTGCATGATCGAGATGAGTCCGTTGTCCTGCAAGAGGATATTTTCCCAGTTTCAGCAGAACCTGAAGCCGAATTGTACGATTTTCCGCTGAGTTCCGCGCCTATGCCTGAAACGCCGGAAATTGAGGATTTTTTGACTACCGCAAAAGAAATTTCGTTGAAAAATGTTTGCCATGTGTTTGCGGCCCGTATTGAAAAGAACCTGATAGAAAAGGCAATGGAAAAAACCAACTGGAATCGAAAGAAAGCAGCGGCGTTGCTCAATATCAGTTACAAATCCATGTTGAATAAGTTGAAAATGTATGAAATTGTGTAA
- a CDS encoding response regulator, translating to MPKILIIEDTDEVLSALYKYFRQKNYEVISASNGLDGLKAIETEQESLNLIITDLVLPNISGVAVISIVKKKFPNIPVIAITGWGEHPEALAKEAKANLVMEKPFKLNELEKAVRELLNM from the coding sequence ATGCCAAAAATCTTGATCATTGAAGACACTGATGAAGTGCTCTCCGCATTATATAAATATTTCAGGCAAAAGAACTATGAAGTCATTTCAGCTTCCAATGGACTGGACGGATTAAAAGCGATTGAAACAGAGCAGGAATCGCTGAATCTTATCATCACAGATTTAGTTCTTCCCAATATCAGCGGTGTTGCCGTAATTTCCATCGTGAAAAAAAAATTTCCAAATATTCCAGTCATCGCAATTACCGGTTGGGGCGAGCATCCTGAAGCCTTGGCCAAAGAGGCCAAGGCAAATCTCGTAATGGAAAAACCATTCAAATTAAATGAATTGGAAAAAGCAGTCAGAGAGCTGCTTAATATGTAA
- a CDS encoding sigma-54 interaction domain-containing protein, which yields MGPPIIGVSENIRRVRELIEHVAHTGLNTVILGESGVGKEVVAQNLYQLSPRLGKPFIKINCAALPEGLLESELFGYERGAFTGAEQKRKGKFQLAHGGVLLLDEIGDMSLALQAKLLHVLQSGEFAPLGSEKDFKTDTWVIAATNHDLKQDIGEGKFREDLYYRLNIITIFIAPLRERLEDIPPLIDYYLNEYAPQLKGEHLVRPARELIEQLKSYHWPGNVRELQNVLKRMLVLGDPEKIVYELLSGSLTNSRATSAQGTIHTESGGHLFPSVMEFDKENLIGNSSFSLKSIKKKAVDKVEREVILYILEKTDWNRSKASKILKVSYKTLLNKITELAITPPSGRNLND from the coding sequence ATGGGACCTCCAATTATTGGCGTGAGCGAAAATATCAGGCGCGTTAGAGAACTCATCGAACACGTCGCGCATACAGGATTAAATACAGTTATTCTTGGCGAAAGCGGCGTTGGCAAAGAGGTGGTGGCTCAAAACCTTTATCAATTGTCGCCACGATTGGGAAAGCCGTTTATCAAAATCAATTGCGCTGCTTTGCCGGAAGGTCTCCTGGAAAGCGAGCTTTTTGGTTATGAGAGGGGCGCATTCACCGGGGCGGAACAAAAAAGAAAGGGAAAATTTCAGTTGGCCCATGGAGGTGTCCTGCTCCTCGATGAAATAGGTGACATGTCACTGGCCCTCCAAGCCAAATTGTTGCATGTGCTTCAAAGCGGCGAGTTTGCCCCCCTTGGATCAGAAAAAGATTTTAAAACAGATACCTGGGTAATTGCTGCAACCAACCACGATCTAAAACAGGACATCGGCGAAGGCAAATTCAGGGAAGATCTCTATTACCGCCTCAATATTATCACCATTTTCATTGCACCACTGCGTGAAAGGTTGGAAGATATACCGCCGCTCATCGACTATTATTTGAATGAATATGCCCCCCAGCTAAAAGGAGAGCACCTTGTGAGACCGGCCCGTGAATTGATCGAACAACTCAAAAGTTACCATTGGCCGGGCAATGTCAGGGAGCTGCAAAATGTACTGAAAAGAATGCTGGTATTAGGTGATCCGGAAAAGATTGTTTATGAACTTCTTAGCGGATCTCTGACGAACAGCCGGGCAACCAGTGCACAGGGAACGATACATACAGAGTCCGGTGGTCACTTATTTCCATCTGTTATGGAATTCGACAAGGAAAACCTGATTGGAAACAGCTCTTTTTCTTTGAAATCCATAAAGAAGAAAGCCGTAGACAAAGTTGAGAGAGAGGTTATCCTGTACATTTTAGAGAAAACCGACTGGAACAGGAGTAAGGCATCGAAAATCCTGAAAGTCAGCTACAAAACACTGCTCAATAAAATTACAGAATTGGCCATTACGCCACCATCTGGAAGAAACTTAAATGACTAG
- the aat gene encoding leucyl/phenylalanyl-tRNA--protein transferase, with product MGGDLNPGRILAAYRQGIFPWYSQGDPILWWSPDPRMVLYPHEFRPSKSLKRTIRRTIYQVSFDTAFDQVIHNCGRLRTKNGEGTWITPEMEAAYKKLHMLGYAHSVEAWHDGQLVGGLYGIAIGHIFFGESMFSTMNDASKVCLYHLNAFLLIKKFSLIDCQVPSEHLRTLGGVFIGRGEFLEQLQKLIKFPTHSGSWTDTGAIEMAKSG from the coding sequence GTGGGTGGCGACCTGAACCCCGGCAGGATCTTGGCCGCCTATCGCCAGGGCATCTTCCCCTGGTATTCTCAAGGCGATCCCATCTTGTGGTGGTCTCCTGATCCGCGCATGGTGCTCTACCCGCATGAATTCAGGCCATCCAAATCATTAAAAAGGACGATCCGCAGGACTATCTATCAGGTCAGCTTCGATACCGCCTTCGACCAGGTGATCCACAACTGCGGCCGTCTTCGAACCAAAAATGGAGAAGGCACCTGGATCACGCCGGAAATGGAGGCCGCTTATAAAAAGCTTCATATGCTGGGGTATGCTCACAGCGTGGAGGCCTGGCACGATGGGCAGCTGGTTGGTGGCCTTTACGGTATCGCTATAGGCCACATCTTCTTCGGCGAATCCATGTTCTCCACCATGAATGACGCCTCGAAGGTGTGCCTGTATCACCTCAACGCCTTTCTATTAATAAAAAAGTTTTCTCTAATCGACTGTCAGGTGCCTTCTGAGCACTTACGGACTTTAGGCGGGGTTTTCATCGGCCGTGGCGAGTTTCTTGAACAACTGCAGAAACTTATCAAATTTCCAACACACTCGGGCAGTTGGACTGATACAGGCGCAATTGAAATGGCCAAGTCTGGATAA